The proteins below come from a single Miscanthus floridulus cultivar M001 chromosome 1, ASM1932011v1, whole genome shotgun sequence genomic window:
- the LOC136459263 gene encoding uncharacterized protein, with protein MQCQAPTLKAVLKMQAGPIVTPPAPTSKRKAPKGQSTKVISRKKARKDLTASSSATQAFGAIGSSATAEETANDQRLSTLAGQSLTKYGGNRTKSTNFITGRNRDFVWRIIMSRAPRTHQPLRKSLLGEVNQVVLG; from the exons ATGCAATGCCAAGCACCTACTCTGAAGGCCGTTCTAAAAATGCAAGCTGGCCCTATTGTGACTCCGCCAGCTCCAACCTCTAAACGCAAAGCTCCCAAGGGCCAATCCACAAAGGTTATTTCACGCAAGAAAGCGCGAAAAGATCTCACAGCATCATCATCGGCTACCCAA GCCTTTGGAGCAATAGGATCATCGGCTACTGCTGAAGAAACAGCCAATGATCAGCGCTTATCAACTTTGGCTG GCCAATCCCTCACCAAATATGGAGGAAACAGGACAAAATCCACAAACTTCATCACTGGGAGGAACCGAG ATTTTGTCTGGAGAATCATCATGAGCAGGGCTCCCAGGACACATCAACCACTCAG
- the LOC136459275 gene encoding glycine-rich cell wall structural protein 2-like, with product MATCKFLVVGLTILLCIGLTNVVRAVNHIAIANGQGSGGGGGGGIGTTYGSGYGSSYGTISSFTSSYDRDTSVAGNGSWEGYDQSALGYDRGGASGLGHVDSGGMLQFYGNGASNANGGGGGSGSGGSFGNGEVSGAGSGSGQGSSFYGGPDGSRNANNSGGGGGSGGGHDGGFGCGSGGGSGTSNSSQWDNDYYDTPQEKSYGGNNGTHP from the exons ATGGCTACATGTAAGTTCTTAGTTGTTGGCCTCACTATCCTGCTATGCATTGGATTAACTAATGTTGTTAGGGCGGTAAACCACATCGCCATAGCTAATGGGCAAGGCagtggtgggggtgggggtgggggaatAGGAACTACCTATGGCTCTGGCTATGGCTCTAGCTATGGCACTATCTCTTCTTTCACCAGTTCCTATGATAGAGATACATCTGTTGCTGGCAATGGCAGTTGGGAAGGTTATGACCAATCCGCATTGGGGTATGACCGAGGGGGTGCATCTGGCTTAGGCCATGTTGACTCAGGTGG gatgttacagtTTTATGGCAATGGGGCTTCCAATGCaaatggaggtggtggtggcagtggctCTGGAGGAAGTTTCGGCAATGGTGAGGTGAGTGGTGCCGGCTCAGGAAGTGGGCAAGGTTCAAGTTTTTACGGCGGTCCAGATGGTTCAAGAAACGCAAACAACAGTGGTGGCGGAGGTGGAAGcggtggtggccatgatggtggattTGGCTGTGGTTCCGGTGGTGGATCAGGTACCAGTAATAGCTCTCAATGGGACAACGATTATTATGACACTCCGCAGGAGAAGAGTTATGGTGGTAATAACGGAACACATCCTTAA